One part of the Chryseobacterium sp. 7 genome encodes these proteins:
- a CDS encoding aminotransferase class I/II-fold pyridoxal phosphate-dependent enzyme, producing the protein MSINFTTATIKDFENIPDNNMAQRAEIFYEYLDFVKSNGHMNYRLKNTSGTNAILNVNIADQNREFVSFVSSDYLGFTQHPKVKQAAIEGIEKYGTGTGATPLIGGYFDYHNALEKRISSFFKRTEDEAVVFTTGYTANSASLQCLMQKEDLAILDMAVHASVHEGCAFTNKKTFPHNNLESLEHILKVSENLYRTKLVIVDGVYSQDGDTSRINEIYNLVKKYNAFLMVDDVHGVGILGETGRGTLEEAGLLDKVDIITGTFSKTFGNLGGYVIADKKIAAFIRFHSRQQIFSATAPPSSAGIVKAIDLIDEEPIWREKLWNNINYFKKGLDNLGLDTGVTCSAIIPVKIGDPYVTGEAGKLLIEKGIYTNPILYPAVPRKDARIRMSVTARHEKEHLDKTLNAFDDINKKLHIAKK; encoded by the coding sequence ATGAGCATCAATTTCACAACAGCAACTATTAAAGACTTTGAGAATATACCAGACAACAATATGGCTCAAAGAGCTGAAATTTTTTATGAATATTTAGACTTTGTAAAGTCTAACGGACACATGAACTACAGGCTGAAGAACACTTCAGGAACCAATGCAATACTGAATGTAAATATTGCAGACCAAAACAGAGAATTTGTTAGTTTTGTATCAAGTGATTATTTAGGATTTACACAGCACCCGAAAGTAAAACAGGCAGCTATCGAAGGAATAGAGAAGTATGGAACAGGAACAGGAGCTACACCTCTTATCGGTGGTTACTTTGATTATCACAATGCTTTAGAAAAAAGAATTTCAAGTTTTTTTAAAAGAACAGAAGATGAAGCCGTAGTGTTTACTACCGGCTATACCGCTAATAGTGCTAGTTTACAGTGCTTAATGCAGAAAGAAGATCTTGCTATTTTAGACATGGCAGTGCATGCCAGCGTACATGAAGGATGTGCTTTTACCAATAAAAAAACATTTCCGCACAATAATTTGGAATCTTTGGAACACATTTTGAAGGTATCTGAAAATCTGTACCGTACGAAACTCGTTATTGTGGACGGAGTGTATTCCCAGGATGGTGATACCTCCCGTATTAATGAGATCTACAATCTTGTGAAAAAGTATAATGCCTTTCTAATGGTAGACGACGTGCATGGCGTTGGTATCCTTGGAGAAACAGGTAGAGGTACTTTGGAAGAAGCCGGATTATTGGATAAAGTAGACATCATCACAGGAACATTCAGTAAAACGTTTGGAAACCTGGGTGGATACGTCATAGCTGATAAAAAAATAGCAGCCTTTATCAGATTCCATTCCCGTCAGCAGATTTTCTCAGCAACAGCTCCACCATCATCCGCAGGAATTGTTAAAGCCATTGATTTAATAGACGAAGAACCTATCTGGAGAGAAAAACTCTGGAATAATATCAATTATTTCAAAAAAGGTCTTGATAATTTAGGATTAGATACAGGAGTGACCTGTTCCGCAATCATTCCCGTGAAAATTGGAGATCCCTATGTAACAGGCGAAGCCGGAAAACTACTAATAGAAAAAGGAATCTATACCAACCCGATTCTTTATCCGGCGGTACCAAGAAAAGATGCGCGTATCAGGATGAGTGTAACGGCAAGACACGAAAAAGAACATCTCGACAAAACGCTTAACGCGTTTGATGATATTAATAAAAAATTGCATATTGCGAAAAAATAA
- a CDS encoding TetR/AcrR family transcriptional regulator produces MPRKVVQGPIRDKEKTKQKLLAAVGKILRVKGYSGLKVSKIAAVAGFDKKLIYEYFGSTDKLIDEYIKSQDYWSQVNQDVDMDFSDGGHELTKMVVLNQFENLKKNKELQKIILWELSESKPILKKLVEQREEVGEVLFGNISDPYFGEGVATRHRAIMALIVSGAYYLNLYTGYNANKFCGIDLKTEEGRKEIEGAIVELIDFAYSKKK; encoded by the coding sequence ATGCCTAGAAAAGTAGTGCAGGGTCCCATTAGGGACAAAGAAAAAACAAAGCAAAAACTGCTTGCTGCAGTTGGTAAAATTTTAAGAGTAAAAGGATACTCCGGACTAAAAGTAAGTAAAATTGCCGCCGTAGCTGGATTTGATAAAAAATTGATCTATGAGTACTTTGGAAGTACTGATAAACTAATCGATGAATATATCAAATCTCAGGATTATTGGAGCCAGGTCAACCAGGATGTTGATATGGATTTCTCCGACGGTGGACATGAACTTACCAAAATGGTTGTACTGAACCAGTTCGAAAACCTGAAGAAAAATAAAGAACTTCAGAAGATTATCCTTTGGGAGCTTTCAGAAAGCAAGCCTATTCTTAAGAAATTAGTTGAGCAGCGCGAGGAAGTAGGAGAAGTTTTATTTGGAAATATCTCAGATCCTTATTTTGGTGAAGGAGTAGCTACAAGACACAGAGCAATTATGGCTTTGATTGTTTCAGGAGCTTATTACCTGAACCTTTATACAGGATATAACGCCAACAAGTTCTGCGGTATCGACCTGAAAACGGAAGAAGGTAGAAAAGAGATTGAAGGCGCTATAGTTGAGTTAATTGACTTTGCATACAGCAAAAAAAAGTAG
- the dnaX gene encoding DNA polymerase III subunit gamma/tau yields MENFIVSARKYRPQEFDTVVGQSHITDTLEHAIEESQLAQALLFCGPRGVGKTTCARILARKINEKDGSVSEDGFAYNIYELDAASNNSVDDIRELIDQVRFAPQVGKYKVYIIDEVHMLSSAAFNAFLKTLEEPPAHAIFILATTEKHKIIPTILSRCQIYDFKRITIEDIQSHLKNIAQKENIQYEDDALYLIAQKADGALRDALSIFDRLSTFSQKNITLAKAAEVLNILDYDQYLNIVDLAKENKIPEVLFAFNEIVKKGFDPHIFIAGLGNHFRDLMMAQNTSTMELIEVGEKTKTKFVEQGQKWAAQQLIDGIEICNHADINYKNSKNPRLTVEIALMQLASLTANLGDTKKKSS; encoded by the coding sequence ATGGAAAATTTTATAGTATCTGCAAGAAAATATCGTCCTCAAGAGTTTGATACAGTTGTAGGGCAATCCCATATTACAGATACTTTAGAACATGCAATTGAAGAAAGTCAGTTAGCTCAGGCATTACTTTTTTGTGGTCCTCGTGGTGTAGGTAAAACTACTTGCGCAAGGATCCTGGCAAGAAAAATAAATGAGAAAGATGGCTCGGTTTCAGAAGACGGCTTTGCCTATAATATCTATGAATTGGATGCTGCATCCAATAACTCTGTAGATGATATCAGAGAACTGATAGATCAGGTAAGATTTGCCCCTCAGGTGGGTAAATACAAAGTATATATCATAGATGAGGTTCATATGCTGTCTTCTGCCGCTTTCAATGCCTTCCTGAAAACGCTGGAAGAGCCGCCGGCTCATGCTATTTTCATTCTGGCTACTACGGAGAAACATAAAATTATTCCAACAATTTTATCCCGTTGTCAGATTTACGACTTCAAGAGAATTACGATTGAAGACATCCAGAGCCATCTCAAAAATATTGCCCAGAAAGAAAATATCCAGTATGAAGACGATGCATTGTATCTGATCGCACAAAAAGCTGATGGTGCATTAAGAGATGCGCTTTCCATTTTCGACAGGCTTTCTACTTTCTCCCAGAAAAATATTACGCTGGCAAAAGCAGCTGAAGTATTAAATATCCTGGATTATGATCAGTATTTGAATATTGTGGATCTCGCCAAGGAAAACAAAATTCCTGAAGTGCTTTTCGCATTCAATGAGATTGTAAAAAAAGGTTTTGATCCTCATATTTTCATTGCCGGATTAGGGAATCATTTCAGAGATCTGATGATGGCACAAAATACTTCCACCATGGAACTCATTGAAGTGGGAGAGAAGACAAAGACTAAGTTTGTAGAACAGGGACAGAAATGGGCCGCCCAGCAGTTAATTGATGGTATTGAAATCTGCAACCATGCGGATATTAATTATAAGAATTCCAAAAACCCAAGACTTACGGTTGAAATTGCATTAATGCAGCTGGCTTCACTGACAGCTAATTTAGGCGATACTAAAAAAAAAAGTTCCTGA
- a CDS encoding chorismate mutase has protein sequence MNLNDLKNEWINELTQPLMIAGPCSAESEAQMLETAKRIKESNANVSVFRAGIWKPRTKPNGFEGVGVIGLNWLKKVKEEYGFKTATEVANAHHVFAALEADVDVLWIGARSTVNPFTVQEIAMALRGTDKPVFVKNPVNPDLALWIGALERLLGQDIKNLGAIHRGFSTYQKTKYRNNPNWQIALDFKSQFPNIPMLIDPSHICGNRTGLADITQEALNVGYQGAIIESHCNPDEAWSDASQQITPEVLADLIGNLKVRSSNLAGFEGEMGRHRTLISDLDFQLIELLSQRMKISEKIGKLKKENDIAIFQPERWKVITEYANQKAKETGMSQEFIEKVFKAIHEESIEVQNNIMIER, from the coding sequence ATGAATTTAAATGATTTGAAAAATGAGTGGATCAATGAGCTTACACAACCTCTAATGATCGCAGGACCATGCAGCGCAGAAAGTGAAGCTCAGATGCTTGAAACAGCTAAAAGGATTAAAGAATCCAACGCAAATGTATCCGTTTTCCGTGCAGGAATCTGGAAACCACGTACAAAACCAAACGGTTTCGAAGGAGTAGGAGTGATCGGTTTGAACTGGCTGAAAAAAGTAAAAGAAGAGTACGGTTTTAAAACAGCTACAGAAGTTGCCAATGCTCACCACGTATTTGCAGCATTAGAAGCAGATGTGGACGTTCTTTGGATCGGAGCTCGTTCTACAGTAAACCCATTTACAGTACAGGAAATAGCTATGGCTTTAAGAGGAACAGACAAGCCGGTATTCGTGAAAAATCCTGTTAATCCGGATCTTGCTTTATGGATTGGAGCTTTGGAAAGACTTTTAGGCCAGGATATTAAAAACCTGGGGGCAATTCACAGAGGATTTTCAACGTACCAGAAAACAAAATACAGAAATAATCCGAACTGGCAGATTGCCCTTGATTTCAAAAGCCAGTTCCCGAATATTCCAATGCTGATTGACCCTTCTCACATCTGCGGAAACAGAACAGGTCTTGCTGATATTACACAGGAAGCGCTTAACGTAGGATACCAGGGAGCTATCATTGAATCTCACTGCAATCCTGATGAGGCGTGGAGTGATGCTTCTCAGCAGATTACACCGGAAGTTCTTGCGGATCTTATCGGTAATTTGAAAGTAAGAAGCTCTAATCTTGCAGGTTTTGAAGGTGAAATGGGAAGACACAGAACTTTAATTTCAGATCTTGACTTCCAGTTAATTGAACTGCTTTCTCAAAGAATGAAAATTTCTGAAAAGATAGGTAAGCTTAAAAAAGAGAATGATATTGCAATCTTCCAGCCTGAACGTTGGAAAGTCATCACGGAATACGCTAATCAAAAAGCGAAAGAAACAGGAATGTCTCAGGAATTCATTGAAAAAGTATTCAAAGCGATTCACGAAGAATCTATTGAAGTTCAGAATAATATTATGATCGAAAGATAA
- the rsgA gene encoding ribosome small subunit-dependent GTPase A — protein MKGKIIKSTGSWYQVLELETNKIFEARIRGKFKLIKTRLTNPLAVGDFVEFQLEQDDIAWITKIEPRTNYLIRKSVNLSKEAHIIASNIDLACFIFTLKHPETSLGFLDRFLACCEAYNITPVILFNKMDVLHEEEAEIVKDIEFLYQEIGYETLEISSYLKLNLDQLQEILKDRTSVFFGHSGCGKSTLVNALQPGLNLKTSEISDTHLKGKHTTTFAQMHFWHFGGNVIDTPGVREFAMIDIEKEEVQHYFPEIFKKREECKFHNCLHINEPKCAVIDALETGEIQHSRYATYIKLMDEAEEASQK, from the coding sequence ATGAAAGGAAAAATCATTAAATCTACAGGCAGTTGGTACCAGGTTTTGGAATTGGAAACAAATAAAATTTTCGAGGCCAGAATCAGGGGGAAATTCAAATTAATAAAAACCAGACTTACCAATCCACTTGCTGTAGGAGATTTTGTTGAGTTTCAACTGGAACAGGATGATATTGCCTGGATTACGAAAATCGAGCCACGCACCAATTACCTGATCAGAAAATCGGTAAACCTTTCAAAAGAAGCTCACATTATTGCTTCCAATATTGATTTAGCATGTTTTATCTTCACACTGAAGCATCCCGAAACATCTTTAGGATTTCTTGACAGATTTTTGGCGTGTTGTGAAGCCTACAATATTACACCCGTTATCCTTTTTAATAAAATGGATGTTCTTCATGAGGAAGAAGCTGAAATTGTAAAAGACATAGAATTCCTTTATCAGGAAATAGGGTATGAGACTTTGGAAATTTCTTCTTATTTAAAATTGAATCTTGACCAGCTACAGGAAATACTTAAAGACAGAACGTCCGTATTCTTTGGCCATTCCGGTTGTGGAAAATCTACTTTGGTGAATGCTTTACAGCCCGGATTAAACTTAAAAACGTCCGAAATTTCAGATACCCATCTTAAAGGGAAACATACAACAACCTTTGCACAAATGCATTTCTGGCATTTTGGCGGAAATGTTATTGATACCCCTGGTGTTCGTGAATTTGCTATGATTGATATTGAGAAAGAAGAAGTACAGCATTACTTCCCTGAGATTTTCAAGAAAAGAGAAGAATGTAAATTCCACAACTGTCTTCACATCAATGAACCAAAGTGTGCCGTTATTGATGCCCTTGAAACGGGTGAAATTCAGCATTCGCGCTATGCTACCTATATTAAACTGATGGATGAAGCGGAAGAAGCTTCCCAGAAATAA
- a CDS encoding nucleoside-diphosphate kinase: MSNITFTMIKPDAVADGHIGAILGKIAEGGFKIKALKLTQLTVADAKKFYEVHAERPFYGELVEFMSSGPIVAAVLEKDNAVEDFRTLIGSTNPAEAAEGTIRKMFARSIGENAVHGSDSNENALIEAQFHFSGREIF, translated from the coding sequence ATGTCTAACATTACATTCACTATGATTAAGCCTGATGCTGTTGCAGACGGACATATCGGTGCTATATTGGGAAAGATTGCTGAAGGAGGTTTCAAAATCAAAGCTTTAAAATTAACTCAGCTTACAGTTGCTGATGCAAAAAAATTCTACGAAGTACATGCTGAAAGACCATTTTATGGAGAATTAGTAGAATTCATGAGCTCTGGCCCTATCGTAGCTGCAGTTTTAGAAAAAGACAATGCAGTTGAAGACTTCAGAACATTAATCGGTTCTACTAACCCTGCAGAAGCAGCAGAAGGTACAATCAGAAAAATGTTTGCAAGAAGCATTGGAGAAAATGCAGTTCACGGTTCAGATTCTAACGAGAATGCATTAATCGAAGCTCAGTTCCATTTTTCAGGAAGAGAGATTTTCTAA
- a CDS encoding alpha-L-fucosidase has protein sequence MKNSLIKAVFLGLILSARSIDAQVETVDNSKKMEWFKNAKLGIFIHWGIYSVNGISESWSFFNNYINHENYMKQLNGFSASKYQPEQWAALIKESGAKYAVITTKHHDGVALWNSKAENATTIPQQSLAKKDVLSPFVSALKKSGLKTGLYFSLPDWSHPYYDINTRTKKRYDIKNDPKRWQNFINYYQTQLNELSSQYSPDLLWFDGDWEHTSEEWKAPQTLDLLKKYNSNIIINSRLNNHGDYDTPEQGVPVIPPQNPYWELCYTMNDSWGFQPYDKAYKTPNMIVRTLADVISMGGNLLLDIGPKSDGTIPEEQMEILKNLGRWTSKNQRAIYETIRGIPFENYKGKSSFSTSKKSLFLYLEEAKNFTKIYGLATKPISAKIIGDPTAAITMDYNSEKTLTVHFSNMKFDKDVTVVELTFDAPPIFLKDFKTEERSLSEILDNKKTLEAVYNISNMLHNGNNLLTSSGLTSDGLDMTIRKTPKTNPETLQWISKHAEALFETEKGLPNGHYSGMSALSKDKQTLYLFVEGTPTGPIALKGIKNGIARIRVVGEGTMLSHTIYNKLYWSDRPGIIYIDIPKEKLDKQMTVIAVLLNKPLELYRENVGAIENNL, from the coding sequence ATGAAAAACAGTCTGATTAAAGCTGTTTTCCTTGGATTAATATTATCTGCACGTAGTATTGATGCCCAAGTGGAGACTGTTGACAACAGCAAAAAAATGGAATGGTTTAAAAATGCCAAACTGGGTATTTTTATTCACTGGGGAATTTATTCCGTGAATGGAATTTCAGAATCCTGGTCATTTTTCAACAATTATATCAATCACGAAAATTACATGAAACAGCTGAATGGTTTTTCAGCTTCAAAATACCAGCCCGAACAATGGGCAGCTCTGATTAAAGAATCCGGAGCGAAATATGCTGTTATTACCACCAAACATCATGATGGTGTGGCTTTGTGGAACTCAAAAGCAGAAAATGCGACTACTATTCCTCAACAGTCTTTAGCCAAAAAAGATGTTTTAAGCCCTTTTGTTTCTGCATTGAAAAAATCAGGATTAAAAACCGGTCTCTATTTTTCTTTACCGGATTGGAGCCATCCGTATTACGACATCAATACCCGCACAAAAAAGCGCTACGACATTAAGAATGATCCGAAACGCTGGCAGAATTTCATCAATTATTATCAAACTCAGCTTAATGAACTGTCTTCTCAATATTCGCCGGATCTTCTTTGGTTTGATGGAGATTGGGAGCATACTTCCGAAGAGTGGAAAGCCCCGCAAACCCTTGATTTACTCAAAAAATATAATTCCAATATTATTATCAATTCAAGGCTCAACAACCATGGAGATTATGATACTCCTGAACAAGGAGTTCCGGTTATTCCGCCTCAAAATCCTTACTGGGAACTTTGCTATACGATGAATGATTCCTGGGGATTTCAACCTTATGACAAAGCATACAAAACACCCAATATGATTGTCAGAACCCTGGCAGATGTCATCAGCATGGGAGGAAATCTTCTGCTTGATATTGGACCGAAATCAGACGGCACTATTCCGGAAGAACAAATGGAGATTCTGAAAAACCTTGGAAGATGGACCTCTAAAAATCAGCGCGCCATTTATGAAACGATCCGTGGCATTCCGTTTGAAAATTATAAAGGAAAATCTTCATTTTCTACCTCTAAGAAATCATTATTTCTTTATCTGGAAGAAGCTAAAAACTTTACAAAGATCTATGGACTGGCAACTAAGCCTATTTCTGCAAAAATTATAGGAGATCCTACTGCTGCTATTACAATGGATTACAATAGTGAAAAAACACTGACTGTTCATTTTTCCAATATGAAATTTGACAAAGATGTCACTGTTGTTGAGCTCACTTTTGATGCTCCACCGATATTTTTGAAGGATTTTAAAACAGAAGAACGTTCTCTGTCCGAAATTTTAGACAATAAGAAGACCCTGGAAGCTGTTTACAATATTTCCAATATGCTTCATAATGGAAATAATCTCCTGACTTCTTCAGGATTAACCAGTGATGGACTTGACATGACGATCAGAAAAACACCTAAAACAAATCCTGAAACCTTACAATGGATCAGTAAGCATGCAGAAGCTCTTTTTGAAACCGAAAAAGGACTCCCGAATGGGCATTATTCCGGAATGAGTGCATTATCAAAAGACAAACAGACGCTTTATCTTTTTGTTGAAGGAACACCTACCGGCCCTATTGCTTTAAAAGGTATAAAAAACGGGATTGCCAGAATAAGAGTTGTGGGTGAAGGCACTATGCTGTCTCATACCATTTACAATAAACTTTACTGGAGTGACAGACCCGGTATTATTTATATTGATATTCCAAAGGAAAAACTTGACAAGCAAATGACTGTAATTGCTGTTTTACTGAATAAACCTCTGGAACTGTACAGAGAAAACGTAGGAGCCATTGAGAATAACCTTTAA
- a CDS encoding DUF692 family multinuclear iron-containing protein — MNKPLLGISMMAETDFVSAVLPLLQSNSVDVLEWSFDTLYHSHEPDWLRDLLNFYAENNRLIGHGVYYSLFDARWTGRQEEWLKKLKEEVSLRKYNHITEHFGFMNIENFHQGVPLPVSLNPKTLEIGKDRLYRLQEAVNIPVGIENLAFSFSVDDVKEQSVFLDKLTEDTNGFLILDLHNIYCQSYNFEVEMQEIIDLYPLEKVKEIHLSGGSWQESAYGKKQVRRDTHDDVIPKEIFSVLPSVLTQCQNLEYVIIERLGHTLKTEEEKDDFLNDFNQVKGIIEASDWKENEKKSWNKKEIKLSEKPLEDLVLFEEQSRLTRLLFDNVDAETIKDQDFHYFKTEKWDPEMILTAQNIIKKWNPY; from the coding sequence ATGAACAAACCGCTGTTAGGAATATCAATGATGGCAGAAACAGATTTTGTTTCTGCTGTTTTGCCATTGTTACAAAGCAATTCGGTGGATGTGCTGGAATGGTCTTTTGATACGCTTTATCACTCCCATGAACCAGACTGGCTTCGTGATCTTCTGAATTTTTATGCAGAAAATAACCGATTAATAGGGCATGGTGTTTATTATTCCCTGTTTGATGCAAGATGGACAGGAAGGCAGGAAGAATGGCTGAAAAAGCTTAAAGAAGAAGTCAGCCTGCGGAAATACAATCATATCACGGAACATTTTGGTTTCATGAATATCGAAAATTTTCACCAGGGAGTGCCGTTGCCTGTATCTTTGAATCCCAAAACCTTAGAGATAGGAAAAGATAGGCTGTACAGACTTCAGGAGGCTGTAAATATTCCTGTAGGTATAGAAAATCTGGCCTTTTCGTTTTCTGTTGACGATGTTAAAGAACAAAGTGTTTTTCTGGATAAACTGACAGAAGATACCAATGGTTTTCTGATTCTAGATCTTCATAATATCTATTGCCAATCGTATAATTTTGAAGTAGAAATGCAGGAAATAATTGATTTATATCCTTTGGAAAAAGTCAAAGAAATTCATCTTTCGGGAGGAAGCTGGCAGGAAAGTGCTTATGGAAAAAAGCAGGTGAGAAGAGATACGCATGATGATGTTATACCAAAGGAGATTTTTTCTGTTTTACCCAGTGTACTGACACAATGTCAAAATCTTGAATATGTCATTATTGAAAGGCTTGGGCATACTTTGAAAACAGAAGAAGAAAAAGACGATTTTCTGAATGATTTTAATCAAGTTAAAGGCATTATTGAAGCTTCAGACTGGAAAGAAAATGAAAAAAAGAGCTGGAATAAAAAAGAGATAAAACTTTCAGAGAAACCTTTGGAAGATCTTGTTTTGTTTGAAGAGCAGTCAAGACTTACACGACTTCTTTTTGACAATGTAGATGCGGAAACTATTAAAGATCAGGATTTTCATTATTTTAAAACCGAAAAATGGGATCCGGAAATGATTCTTACGGCTCAGAATATCATTAAAAAATGGAATCCTTATTAA
- a CDS encoding DUF1772 domain-containing protein yields MKMTTLVLIITAVLTALIGGLFYAYSCSVVLGLGKLSDAEYLKAMQNINREILNPVFFMSFMGTAILLPVSAFLFRGHQPVFIFLLLATLAYLIGVFGVTVVGNVPMNDTLDKFDISGSTTEAIKQMRDNFENRWNFLNNIRTVFSVISIIFVVCACMWNKDI; encoded by the coding sequence ATGAAAATGACAACACTCGTATTGATCATTACCGCTGTTCTCACTGCTTTGATTGGAGGACTTTTCTATGCTTATTCATGCTCGGTTGTTCTTGGATTAGGAAAACTTTCCGATGCTGAATACCTAAAAGCAATGCAGAACATTAACCGGGAAATTCTCAATCCGGTCTTTTTTATGAGTTTTATGGGAACAGCAATTCTTCTTCCGGTATCTGCCTTTTTATTCCGTGGACATCAGCCTGTTTTTATTTTTCTTTTATTGGCAACGCTGGCTTATCTTATTGGAGTTTTTGGAGTAACAGTTGTCGGAAATGTTCCAATGAATGATACTCTGGATAAGTTTGATATCTCGGGCTCTACAACAGAAGCAATCAAACAGATGCGTGATAATTTTGAAAACAGATGGAACTTCCTGAATAATATAAGAACGGTCTTCTCCGTCATTTCAATCATTTTTGTAGTCTGTGCCTGTATGTGGAACAAGGATATTTAA
- the rpe gene encoding ribulose-phosphate 3-epimerase, with protein sequence MKTKLIAPSLLSADFGNLQRDIEMLNNSQADWFHIDVMDGRFVPNISFGFPVMKTVQQHAKKFVDVHLMIVEPEKYVDEFINHGADLISVHYEACTHLHRTIHHIQSKGAKAGVVLNPSTPVLMLEDIIADVDLVLLMSVNPGFGGQKFIENTYKKIAETKDLILSNNSTALIEIDGGVNLDNASKLFEAGADVLVAGNAVFSTESPERTIELLKI encoded by the coding sequence ATGAAAACGAAGCTTATTGCTCCATCCCTTTTATCTGCAGACTTTGGGAACCTGCAAAGAGACATTGAAATGCTGAACAACTCTCAGGCCGACTGGTTCCACATTGATGTAATGGACGGCAGATTTGTTCCTAACATTTCATTTGGTTTTCCGGTGATGAAAACTGTTCAGCAGCATGCCAAAAAATTCGTAGATGTTCACCTGATGATTGTGGAACCTGAAAAATATGTTGATGAATTCATCAATCATGGTGCAGATCTTATTTCTGTACATTATGAGGCATGTACTCACCTTCACAGAACTATTCATCATATTCAGAGCAAGGGAGCAAAAGCAGGTGTTGTTTTAAACCCTTCCACTCCGGTATTAATGCTTGAAGATATTATTGCAGATGTAGATCTTGTATTGTTGATGAGCGTAAACCCAGGATTTGGAGGCCAGAAATTCATTGAAAACACCTACAAAAAGATTGCTGAAACCAAAGATCTGATCCTAAGCAATAACTCTACAGCGCTTATCGAAATAGATGGCGGTGTAAATCTTGACAATGCTTCTAAACTTTTTGAAGCCGGAGCTGATGTTCTTGTAGCTGGAAATGCTGTTTTCTCAACAGAAAGCCCTGAAAGAACCATTGAACTTCTAAAGATTTAA
- a CDS encoding M42 family peptidase, translating to MKFEKKSLKFLENYLNTSSPTGYEHKGQEVWMNYIRPYVDKIEVDHYGTCYGIINPEAEFKVVIEAHADEISWYVNYITDDGLIYVIRNGGSDQTIAPSKVVHIHGEKGIVKGVFGWPAIHTRTNQNEPTPKIENIFIDCGATSKKEVEEMGIFVGCMITYPDEFFEMNDRYFVCRALDNRIGGFMIAEVARLLKENKKSIPFGLYITNSVQEEVGLYGADMIADTIKPNIAIVTDVTHDTTTPMIEKKKEGDQKCGAGPVVFFAPSVHHTIRELIIDTAKAKKIPFQRAAASRATGTDTDAFAHSNGGVPSALISLPLRYMHTTVEMVAKEDVGNVIKLIYETILKIKPEMKLKYH from the coding sequence ATGAAATTTGAAAAGAAATCTTTGAAATTTTTAGAAAATTATTTAAATACTTCGTCGCCAACAGGTTACGAACACAAAGGACAGGAAGTCTGGATGAACTATATCAGACCTTATGTAGACAAAATAGAAGTAGACCATTACGGAACCTGTTATGGGATCATTAATCCGGAAGCCGAATTTAAAGTAGTGATTGAAGCCCATGCTGATGAAATTTCGTGGTACGTTAATTATATTACAGATGACGGATTAATTTATGTTATCAGAAACGGAGGTTCAGACCAGACAATTGCTCCTTCAAAAGTGGTTCATATTCACGGAGAAAAAGGAATTGTAAAAGGAGTATTCGGATGGCCGGCTATCCATACAAGAACCAATCAAAATGAGCCTACTCCAAAAATCGAAAATATCTTTATCGACTGTGGTGCAACTTCTAAAAAAGAAGTTGAAGAAATGGGAATTTTTGTGGGCTGCATGATTACTTACCCTGATGAATTCTTTGAAATGAACGACAGATATTTCGTTTGCAGAGCATTAGACAATAGAATCGGAGGTTTTATGATTGCTGAAGTAGCAAGACTTTTAAAAGAAAATAAAAAATCTATTCCTTTCGGGCTTTATATTACCAATTCTGTACAGGAAGAAGTTGGTTTATACGGAGCAGACATGATTGCTGATACCATCAAACCTAATATCGCGATTGTAACGGATGTTACCCACGATACCACTACCCCAATGATCGAAAAGAAAAAAGAGGGAGATCAGAAATGTGGTGCAGGACCGGTAGTCTTCTTCGCCCCAAGTGTTCATCACACCATCAGAGAACTGATTATTGACACTGCAAAAGCTAAAAAAATACCTTTCCAAAGAGCGGCCGCAAGCAGAGCTACAGGAACAGATACAGATGCCTTTGCTCATTCTAACGGCGGAGTACCAAGTGCGTTAATTTCCTTACCTTTGCGTTATATGCATACTACAGTAGAGATGGTTGCTAAAGAAGATGTAGGTAATGTAATTAAGCTCATCTACGAAACCATTCTTAAGATCAAGCCGGAAATGAAACTGAAGTATCATTAG